In a genomic window of Infirmifilum sp. NZ:
- a CDS encoding HFX_2341 family transcriptional regulator domain-containing protein, translating to MVVTVHYVGFHPNLVFQGFEQIRLRYPIEKVYLVYDAKPDRYGAVSRYNLKRLQEALSFFKPVTVKVNPLSYSSVASVFYAILSVEKGKQVLIDITDMPPYMASAVTVVAMMFGNARVYAVQPQQHGEFIPDPDTPEFADFIARKDNLQLGALFEVEVPSRPLELIEDEREVDILVTLYTKNGSAGSIAQLIEWMGEDPRNPVVKATYSRIVASMEEKGLLKRIREGRNRTVKLTELGTAIAEARVRLGVAKPPPAPPLPEKPLSLHTP from the coding sequence ATGGTCGTCACAGTGCACTACGTCGGCTTCCACCCGAACCTCGTGTTCCAGGGGTTCGAGCAGATCAGGCTACGCTACCCCATCGAGAAGGTCTACCTAGTCTACGACGCGAAGCCCGACCGCTACGGCGCCGTCTCCCGCTACAACCTCAAGCGCCTTCAGGAGGCGCTCTCGTTCTTCAAGCCCGTGACCGTGAAGGTGAACCCGCTCAGCTACTCGAGCGTCGCCAGCGTCTTCTACGCCATACTCAGCGTCGAGAAGGGCAAGCAGGTCCTCATAGACATAACCGACATGCCCCCCTACATGGCCTCAGCGGTGACCGTCGTCGCCATGATGTTCGGCAACGCCCGGGTTTACGCGGTCCAGCCCCAGCAGCACGGCGAGTTCATACCCGACCCCGACACCCCGGAGTTCGCGGACTTCATCGCGAGGAAGGACAACCTCCAGCTCGGCGCTCTCTTCGAGGTCGAAGTCCCCTCAAGGCCGCTGGAGCTGATCGAGGACGAGAGGGAGGTCGATATCCTCGTGACGCTGTACACCAAGAACGGCTCCGCCGGCAGCATCGCCCAGCTGATAGAGTGGATGGGCGAGGATCCCAGGAACCCCGTCGTCAAGGCGACGTACAGCAGGATCGTGGCGTCGATGGAGGAGAAGGGGCTGCTGAAGAGGATCCGGGAGGGGCGGAACAGGACGGTGAAGCTCACCGAGCTGGGCACAGCCATAGCTGAAGCCAGGGTCAGGCTTGGGGTAGCGAAGCCACCGCCAGCACCCCCTCTACCCGAGAAGCCCCTAAGCCTACACACCCCTTAA
- a CDS encoding DNA double-strand break repair nuclease NurA, whose product MALLQRSGYLDPDVKILVEKLSEMYRRGAGGVQLTLEGTPAKPYPVAKIHGARIRGPPISESRFRVVDELPHDFHVVSVDAAARILFDAGSYKILSAKVVAGVWRGVERVKLVGPYKRIQLFENLEEAGSWLAEVELEAALRLVREYPSAFILFDRPLVFTPESRSSRAYSMLLKRTWRVIGVPKSTSLRVSTGESLLGYLFRLAEKYFKGLPWVYYPVLENPRVQPGGLAVSVARLSPGAPPFRVDAPYALAERLDAEEVAGMLAYLQDFSSPGYPLPLKIVHELSRISQDELDLDRSLLLEDLSLSGVSTRMLEDAAGSEFKSRFIWGVGD is encoded by the coding sequence ATGGCTCTGCTGCAAAGGTCAGGCTACCTGGACCCCGACGTGAAGATCCTCGTGGAGAAGCTCTCCGAAATGTACAGGCGCGGAGCCGGGGGCGTGCAGCTAACCCTCGAGGGCACCCCGGCCAAGCCATACCCCGTCGCGAAAATACACGGCGCTAGGATCAGGGGCCCGCCGATCTCCGAGAGCCGGTTCAGGGTCGTAGACGAGCTGCCCCACGACTTCCACGTGGTCTCGGTCGACGCGGCGGCTAGAATACTCTTCGACGCCGGGTCATACAAGATCCTCTCCGCGAAGGTCGTCGCGGGCGTCTGGAGGGGCGTAGAGAGGGTGAAGCTGGTGGGGCCCTACAAAAGGATACAGCTCTTCGAGAACCTCGAGGAGGCCGGGAGCTGGCTGGCGGAGGTGGAGCTCGAGGCCGCGCTCAGGCTCGTCCGCGAGTACCCCTCCGCCTTCATCCTCTTCGACAGGCCCCTAGTCTTCACCCCCGAGTCGAGGTCCTCTAGGGCCTACTCGATGCTCCTCAAGCGCACCTGGAGGGTGATCGGGGTCCCGAAGTCCACGTCGCTCCGCGTGTCGACGGGGGAGAGCCTCCTCGGCTACCTGTTCCGCCTGGCTGAGAAGTACTTCAAGGGCCTCCCCTGGGTCTACTACCCCGTCCTCGAGAACCCGCGCGTCCAGCCCGGGGGGCTGGCTGTGTCGGTTGCGAGGCTCTCGCCGGGCGCGCCGCCGTTCAGGGTCGACGCGCCGTACGCTCTGGCCGAGAGGCTGGACGCCGAGGAGGTGGCGGGCATGCTGGCGTACCTGCAGGACTTCTCCTCCCCCGGCTACCCCCTGCCCCTGAAGATAGTGCACGAGCTGTCGCGCATATCGCAGGACGAGCTCGACCTGGACAGGTCCCTGCTCCTCGAGGACCTCTCGCTGAGCGGTGTCTCGACGCGCATGCTCGAGGACGCGGCTGGCTCCGAGTTCAAGAGCCGCTTCATATGGGGTGTAGGAGACTAG
- a CDS encoding ATP-binding protein: MVELKLGVVTWVEGTTVRFRIAEGARVERGMLVKIEDAGRTFIVKVVDFKPESLLSAAEVAVITSKADKGERVQLRDRDLRLYDTAIGTIVAQIDPDGEAHGPTSVPAIFSTVESLDRDVLEKLGLHTGDLPIGYVRFGHEPVDVVVALSGARVIPHHVLVVGGTGAGKSNFGRVLAASVLHNKGKYSLVIFDCESEYLLGSKPGEMGLAHLPFSEEYLFLVTGRVSRPGRLRLELPELGEERSIPAYPLKMDISRLKPHDFTLTGEFSGPQEELLWLAYKQFGEDWVYSLLTADSRSIYARLGRLAGVNTINVTKRKLKYLVGDGDIFCRECDYDLASAVLSMVAKGRVVLVETPFATEGEEKLLATIIAERIFRSYEEMRKKVPDRWSQLPPVLIMVEEAHRYLSAQALGGRGEVRENIFSVIAKRGRKYKVGGLYITQMPSELMEAVVRQALTKVILSLPTRPDYLMVINHSPYLDEAESEIKTLDRGEAVVVSQPSGFRFAVSVKVFSYEEYCTRLIEEEKAEQVLQAPNR, encoded by the coding sequence GTGGTTGAGTTGAAGCTGGGTGTGGTCACGTGGGTAGAGGGCACGACTGTGAGGTTCAGGATCGCCGAGGGAGCGAGGGTCGAGAGGGGGATGCTGGTCAAGATCGAGGACGCCGGCAGGACGTTCATCGTGAAGGTGGTTGACTTCAAGCCTGAGAGCCTGCTCAGCGCCGCCGAGGTGGCTGTGATCACGAGCAAGGCCGACAAGGGGGAACGAGTCCAGCTGAGGGACAGGGACCTCAGGCTCTACGACACCGCTATAGGCACTATAGTGGCCCAGATCGACCCGGACGGGGAGGCTCACGGCCCCACGAGCGTGCCCGCGATCTTCTCAACCGTCGAGTCGCTTGACAGAGACGTCCTCGAGAAGCTGGGCCTCCACACGGGGGACCTCCCGATAGGCTACGTGAGGTTCGGGCACGAGCCCGTGGACGTCGTCGTAGCGCTCAGCGGAGCCAGGGTGATCCCGCACCACGTCCTCGTGGTCGGGGGTACCGGCGCCGGGAAGAGCAACTTCGGCAGGGTGCTGGCTGCCTCGGTGCTACACAACAAGGGGAAGTACAGCCTCGTGATTTTCGACTGCGAGAGCGAGTACCTGCTGGGCTCGAAGCCGGGGGAGATGGGGCTCGCCCACCTCCCCTTCTCGGAGGAGTACCTCTTCCTCGTCACCGGGAGGGTGAGCAGGCCTGGGAGGCTGAGGCTCGAGCTGCCCGAGCTCGGGGAGGAGAGGAGCATCCCAGCGTACCCCCTGAAGATGGACATCAGCAGGCTGAAGCCCCACGACTTCACGCTCACCGGTGAGTTCTCGGGCCCCCAGGAGGAGCTACTCTGGCTTGCGTACAAGCAGTTCGGTGAAGACTGGGTGTACTCGCTCCTCACCGCGGACAGCAGGAGCATCTACGCGAGGCTCGGCAGGCTAGCCGGCGTCAACACGATCAACGTGACGAAGAGGAAGCTGAAGTACCTCGTCGGCGACGGCGACATATTCTGCCGCGAGTGCGACTACGATCTAGCCTCAGCCGTGCTCTCCATGGTAGCTAAGGGGAGAGTCGTCCTCGTGGAGACGCCGTTCGCGACGGAGGGCGAGGAGAAGCTCCTCGCGACGATCATCGCGGAGAGGATCTTCAGGAGCTACGAGGAGATGAGGAAGAAGGTCCCGGATAGGTGGAGCCAGCTCCCCCCGGTCCTCATCATGGTCGAGGAGGCCCACAGGTACCTGTCAGCCCAGGCCCTCGGCGGGAGGGGGGAGGTGAGGGAGAACATCTTCTCCGTTATCGCGAAGCGCGGCAGGAAGTACAAGGTCGGGGGGCTCTACATAACGCAGATGCCCAGCGAGCTCATGGAGGCGGTCGTCAGGCAGGCGCTCACCAAGGTGATACTCTCCCTCCCCACCAGGCCCGACTACCTCATGGTCATAAACCACAGCCCCTACCTCGACGAGGCGGAGAGCGAGATCAAGACGCTCGACAGGGGGGAGGCCGTCGTCGTGAGCCAGCCGAGCGGCTTCCGCTTCGCGGTCTCGGTCAAGGTCTTCAGCTACGAGGAGTACTGCACGAGGCTAATAGAGGAAGAGAAAGCGGAGCAAGTGCTGCAAGCACCTAATCGATAG
- a CDS encoding AN1-type zinc finger protein, translating into MKCDYCGEEIDGIPWKCKYCGGTFCVKHHLPENHNCPSLALLKATKASDGKWFYLPYPSRGRTVEDIKEKPIEVPVKSSSHRRSQAKYSSPEISMGKAGKVVLSLILVFVLVAIYVVYNWIAIPPVRITVTEPSTVTPATSQGNTAQQTSTQPTIVASYDSIEDIAKNPEKYVGKVVRIRGLLGLAFVSVSSCTSPEGLTLSNLSLEDSQGYYVLIVPPSEQRNLYRGELYEAVGKVEKFHCEYRSDVYAVVVYEIRKL; encoded by the coding sequence GTGAAGTGCGATTATTGTGGAGAAGAAATTGACGGTATTCCATGGAAGTGTAAGTATTGTGGCGGAACTTTCTGCGTTAAACACCACTTACCAGAGAACCATAATTGCCCAAGTTTAGCTCTTCTGAAAGCAACCAAAGCTAGTGATGGAAAATGGTTTTATCTTCCTTATCCTTCACGAGGAAGAACTGTGGAGGACATAAAGGAAAAGCCGATTGAGGTGCCTGTCAAGTCTTCTTCTCATCGAAGGTCTCAAGCCAAATATTCGTCACCAGAGATCTCGATGGGAAAAGCCGGGAAAGTTGTCTTGTCCTTAATTCTGGTTTTTGTTCTTGTAGCAATCTATGTTGTATACAACTGGATTGCTATTCCACCTGTGAGAATTACAGTTACAGAACCATCAACAGTAACCCCTGCAACTTCACAGGGAAACACTGCACAACAAACATCTACACAACCAACAATTGTTGCATCGTACGATAGTATAGAAGATATTGCAAAAAACCCAGAAAAATACGTTGGAAAAGTAGTGCGGATAAGAGGTCTCCTCGGTTTAGCGTTTGTATCTGTTTCGTCGTGCACTTCCCCCGAAGGTTTAACATTAAGCAACTTGAGTCTGGAAGACTCCCAAGGATATTATGTCCTCATAGTTCCTCCTAGTGAGCAACGAAACCTGTATCGTGGAGAGCTATATGAAGCCGTTGGGAAGGTAGAAAAGTTTCATTGTGAATATCGTAGCGATGTATACGCTGTAGTTGTATATGAGATTAGAAAGCTCTAA
- a CDS encoding SLC13 family permease, which translates to MSARSGYFSSFAAILVIALVAALLSYLAGFPEMAVLAISVFFAEIAATLLLWDRRVPVAFLGVALLLALGALNIESFLRFANLDVIFFLIGMMAFVGTLEERHFFDRLVSITLNASKGNGVVLILAVLALSALLAALVDEVTSIVVMTSFILPLSRFAGVSPVPLLLLSIFATNIGSSATVIGNPVGVLVAFRGGLTFGDFLRWATPISVLALAVLTVLAFRFQRSYIVSFTMGLASQQRVVPQDESTGSKSFKRDAILFLSTITGLALHHQLEELLHLEKNTLLLGIPLMAAAVSIMIDLDRGMKAFRERVDWPTLIFFAMLFASVGALESSGFIEYFSQGFSSVTGGTFELTLLLYSTTATLMSAFMDNVLAVAVLLPVVEALAVAGISSFPLYWVSLFCGTIGGNLTPIGSTANIVALGLLEKAGYQRPSLREWLRHGWWATVVPLALAVSLIYVQTPLMP; encoded by the coding sequence ATGTCTGCAAGGAGCGGGTACTTTTCGAGCTTCGCCGCCATCCTAGTGATAGCGCTGGTTGCAGCCCTCCTATCCTACCTAGCCGGCTTCCCAGAAATGGCCGTGCTGGCGATCAGCGTGTTCTTCGCCGAGATCGCAGCGACCCTGCTCCTCTGGGACAGGAGAGTGCCCGTGGCTTTCCTCGGAGTGGCCCTCCTCCTAGCTCTCGGAGCCCTGAACATTGAATCGTTCCTGAGATTTGCGAACCTGGACGTGATATTCTTCCTAATCGGCATGATGGCCTTCGTGGGGACGCTAGAAGAGAGGCATTTCTTCGACCGCTTGGTGTCTATAACGCTGAACGCCTCGAAGGGCAACGGTGTCGTCCTTATTCTAGCGGTTCTCGCGCTTTCGGCGCTCCTGGCCGCCCTCGTCGACGAGGTTACTTCTATAGTAGTGATGACTTCCTTCATACTCCCGCTCTCTAGGTTCGCCGGTGTGAGCCCCGTCCCGTTGCTCCTTCTAAGCATCTTCGCGACAAACATTGGGAGCAGTGCGACTGTTATCGGCAACCCCGTTGGAGTGCTGGTCGCTTTCCGAGGGGGGCTGACTTTCGGCGACTTCCTGCGCTGGGCCACGCCTATCTCCGTTCTCGCACTGGCGGTGCTCACTGTCCTGGCGTTCCGCTTCCAGAGGAGCTACATCGTCAGCTTCACCATGGGCCTAGCGTCTCAGCAACGGGTTGTTCCACAAGATGAGTCTACGGGCTCGAAGAGCTTCAAGCGGGACGCGATCCTGTTTCTGTCGACTATAACGGGTTTAGCGCTGCATCACCAGCTCGAGGAGCTCCTGCACCTCGAGAAAAACACGCTTCTGCTAGGCATCCCGCTCATGGCTGCAGCTGTGAGCATCATGATCGACCTCGACAGGGGTATGAAGGCCTTCCGTGAGAGAGTAGACTGGCCGACACTCATCTTTTTCGCTATGCTCTTTGCCTCTGTTGGAGCACTAGAGTCGTCCGGATTTATCGAGTACTTCAGCCAAGGATTCTCATCAGTGACTGGAGGCACATTCGAGCTCACGCTCCTCCTGTACTCCACAACGGCTACTTTAATGTCGGCTTTCATGGATAACGTCCTCGCCGTCGCGGTGCTCCTTCCCGTGGTTGAGGCGCTGGCTGTTGCCGGCATCAGCTCTTTCCCGCTGTACTGGGTCAGCCTCTTCTGCGGAACCATCGGCGGGAACCTAACCCCCATCGGGAGCACGGCCAACATCGTGGCCCTAGGCCTGCTCGAGAAAGCTGGCTACCAGAGGCCCAGCCTCAGGGAGTGGCTCAGACACGGGTGGTGGGCAACAGTCGTGCCGCTAGCCCTCGCGGTAAGCCTCATCTACGTTCAGACCCCGCTAATGCCGTAG
- a CDS encoding inosine/xanthosine triphosphatase, with protein MLVAVGSLNPSKLGGVRRAFREVFGQAEVVGVRVEGLKPQPIGLGEILDGARKRALVALGQVQGSNFGVGIEAGILTLPGVAVDVQVAFVASRDGRESVGLSPAFPLPRRFVEPLLAGAYGELEEVADRHFGTRGVGERGGVVKLLTRGRVTREDLTYLATLMALVAFENSDLYF; from the coding sequence GTGCTCGTCGCCGTCGGCTCGCTGAACCCCTCGAAGCTTGGAGGGGTGAGGAGAGCATTCCGTGAGGTTTTCGGGCAGGCGGAGGTAGTGGGGGTCAGGGTCGAGGGCCTCAAGCCACAGCCTATCGGGCTCGGCGAAATCCTGGACGGCGCTAGGAAGAGGGCCTTGGTTGCGCTTGGGCAGGTGCAGGGGAGCAACTTCGGCGTCGGGATCGAGGCGGGCATCTTAACTCTCCCTGGGGTTGCTGTGGACGTGCAGGTTGCCTTCGTGGCGTCGAGGGACGGGAGGGAGTCTGTTGGGCTGAGCCCTGCTTTCCCGCTGCCTAGGAGGTTCGTGGAGCCTCTTCTCGCGGGCGCGTACGGGGAGCTCGAGGAAGTCGCGGACAGGCACTTCGGCACAAGGGGGGTGGGCGAGAGGGGCGGGGTCGTCAAGCTCCTCACCAGGGGTAGGGTGACGCGGGAGGATCTGACGTACCTGGCGACGCTGATGGCGCTCGTCGCCTTCGAGAACAGCGACCTCTACTTCTAG
- a CDS encoding PIN domain-containing protein, with protein MKILLDTSFLLPTLGIEVRGVASILERLRGHELYYTELSILEATWVAISVAKREAFSRDIFESGLQSIYWNYKRAELNPEITMRALELYESGHRDLIDCMLYSVALHYGMRFASLDRDLRSFVRKVGLDDVFLNSE; from the coding sequence ATGAAGATTCTCCTTGATACTTCCTTCCTGCTTCCCACGCTTGGGATTGAGGTTAGAGGTGTTGCAAGCATACTTGAGAGGTTGCGCGGCCACGAGCTCTATTACACCGAGTTGAGTATCCTTGAGGCGACTTGGGTTGCGATTTCTGTTGCTAAGCGGGAGGCGTTCAGCCGAGATATCTTCGAGTCGGGTTTGCAAAGCATTTACTGGAATTACAAGCGAGCTGAGCTTAACCCAGAAATCACCATGAGAGCCCTAGAGCTCTACGAGTCAGGCCACAGGGATCTTATCGACTGCATGCTCTACTCAGTAGCTCTGCACTATGGCATGAGGTTTGCCAGCTTGGACAGGGATCTGAGAAGCTTCGTGAGAAAGGTGGGCCTCGATGATGTCTTCCTGAATAGCGAGTGA
- a CDS encoding AbrB/MazE/SpoVT family DNA-binding domain-containing protein, with the protein MIGLTAVGKVGRKFALYLPKSVVKALGIREGDKVLIAVEGNSIVVRVVKDPIELALHGEKFASITPEDVERISLEWQKKYEDSP; encoded by the coding sequence ATGATAGGCCTGACTGCCGTAGGCAAGGTAGGGAGAAAGTTTGCCCTTTACCTGCCTAAAAGTGTGGTTAAGGCGCTCGGAATAAGGGAGGGGGATAAAGTGCTGATAGCCGTTGAAGGGAATAGCATCGTAGTTAGGGTCGTGAAAGATCCCATAGAACTCGCGTTGCATGGGGAGAAGTTCGCCAGCATAACACCTGAGGATGTTGAGAGGATAAGCTTGGAGTGGCAGAAAAAGTATGAAGATTCTCCTTGA
- a CDS encoding type II toxin-antitoxin system CcdA family antitoxin, which produces MGRYITVSTKVRRELLEEARRLGINVSELLRRALEEVRRRRLMSLEKSLREMRRVLDKIDVGEVVDLIREDRETR; this is translated from the coding sequence TTGGGTAGATATATTACCGTCTCCACTAAGGTCAGAAGGGAGCTTCTAGAGGAGGCCAGGCGGCTGGGCATCAACGTCTCCGAGCTCCTGAGGAGGGCCCTAGAGGAGGTGCGCAGGCGCAGGCTGATGAGCCTAGAGAAGAGCCTGAGGGAGATGCGTAGAGTGCTGGACAAGATAGATGTGGGCGAAGTCGTAGATCTGATTCGCGAGGACAGGGAGACGAGGTGA